From the Anaerobacillus alkaliphilus genome, the window GGCTCCTACGTAAAAAGCCTTCGTACATGTAACTTCTGTCAGGGTGCAGAAGAAGAAGGAATGCCAATTGCCATTGAGCTTAATAAACGTATTGCTGGTCAACAGGTTCCCTTCACGTTACGCCCAGCTTACACAGGTTGTCCGAATGCATGTGGAGAACCACTTATAAATGATATTGGTGTTATTAAGCGCAAGGATCACTATGAACTTTACGTCGGTGGCCAGGCCAAAGGAGAGGACGCTCGCCCAGGAGTACTACTAAAGGATCACCTAGAGCCTGAAGAACTATTTAGCCTAGTAGACTCTTTGTTGGAGGTTTACCGTACTAACGGTAGAAAACGTGAGCGCTTAGGTAAGTTTATTGATAGATATGGCTTTGATAAGTTAAAAAACGAGTTAAAAATTAGTTAAGTAGCTCTTTTACAGGAGCTTCTTTTTTTATTCGCTAGATATACATACTTTCTTAAAAGTTTCTTCATAATTTCCCACTAATCTAAATTTGTAAATGAATTTGGGGAGGAAAGACCATGAAAAAGAAAAAAGGATTAATTAAAACGTTATTCTTCATTCTAGTTTTATCTATACCAATTCCAGCACTAGCTCATGGTGGAGAGGAAACCGAACAAGATCATGCACCAAGTGTTTCTAATGAAGGGCAGTCTCACAGCCATGGTCAAACTGAGGGTGACGATCAAGACAACGCAGGACATAACCACGGTGAAACTGAAGATCATCATGGAGAAGCAGTTCACCACCACGGAGATGCCGAAGATCATCATGGAGAAGCAGATCACAACCACAAAGATGCTGTAGATCATCTAAAAAAGGAAGAACACGAACATAGTGATGCTGAGGATCACAGTCATGAAAATAGTGATCACAGCCACGGGGAAGCTGATGATCACGAGAATAGTCACAGCCATGGTGAAGATGATAACCACGATCATGGTGATGATGGTCATTCTCACGAGTATGAAGAAACAGGCGCAAACTTACCCCTGCTAGGAACCTTTGCTGCAATTAATGGTGGGTTTATTGCCTTTGGAGCTGTTCGTAAGATTACTAGAAAAAGAAAGAGTGGTGTGAAGTAATGGCGATACCAGAAAAAAAGCTACCTTCAAAAAAGCCATTCAATTTTTTAGACATATCCTTTGTTAAAACATTTATCAAAAGCAAGTGGTACCCTGGAATATTTCAATGGACTGCAATGATTGTGTTCGCAGTGATTGTTTTTGAGCTAATGACGGGGACAGTCAATCCACACCGAAACTGGGGAACAGCAATGACATGGGTGTTATGGTGGCCAGTTGTCCCGATTTTATTTGTATTAGTTGGACGTTTTTGGTGTGCGGTCTGCCCCTTCGGAAAAATAAGCGATATTGTTAGAAGGCTTGTAGGTAATGAGAGCCCGATGCCGAAATTTTTAAAGAAATATGGTATCTGGCTCATTGATGCTACTTTTATCATTATTACATGGGCTGATCATATTTTCGGTGTTGTTCATTCTCCTAGAGGATCAGGAATTTTGCTTCTATTATTACTCACGATGGTGGTCATCACTTCGGTCTTTTATGAAAGAAGAACGTTTTGTAAGTCGCTCTGTTTTTTAGGTGGTTTAGCAGGAAATTACTCACGAGCTGGAATGATAGAGTTAAGAGGTAATCTAGACATTTGTCGTACATGTAAAACGCAGTCTTGCTATAAAGGAAGCGAAAAGGCTGAAGGGTGTAACATGTTTCAATTTGTTCGTTCAATGGACAATAGTGCTGAATGTAACATCTGTGGTGATTGTGTGAAAAATTGTCCTAACGATTCCATACGCATTTCTCCTAGAAAACCAACAATGGAGCTCTGGGGTATTAAAAAGCCAATGCTTGAACAATCGTTTTTAGCAGCCGTCATTATGGGGATAGTATTAGTTCAAAACGTTACTATGCTGGAAGTTTGGGATCATATACTGAATGGGATTGGTGTGGTTACACGTACAAGTAACTTTACTATCAACTTTACGATTGCATTTATTATTGCAATGATTATACCAATCGGTATGCTCTGGTACGCATCAAAATTAGGGTCGAAAACATACGTAGACACTACGACAAAGCAAAACTTTATCCGGTTTGGTTATGCATATATCCCAATTGATTTAGCAGGTCATTTAGGTCATAATTTATTTCACCTGTTAACGGAAACAAAAGCACTTTACTACAATACAATGGGTTTATTTGGAGTGTACATGTCTGGTGATCTAGCCATCGTATCTGATGAAACAGTTCGTGTTCTACAATTCGTGCTTGTTATACTAGGAACATGGGCTTCCATGTATGCAGTGTATAGAATTGGAGAGAAGAAATCTATGAAACAGCTTTGGCCGTTTTACTTGCTAATGATTATATTTGGAATTGTAAACTTCTATCTGTTCTCATTACCTATGGATCACCGAGTTCACTAAAATATATAAACTCCTACACAGTCTTGAAAGATGTTGTAGGAGTTTTCTTTTGATATAATGGGGAAAATCTAACCTATAGGACAAATTAAAGGAGAACAGTAATGAAAAAATTAATTGCGATTGATCTCGATGGTACATTGTTGTCATCAAATCTTGATATATCAGTTGAAAATATTACGGCGATTCAAAAAGCACAAGAGGCTGGTCATATTGTGATGATCTGTTCTGGGCGTGCTCCTGAAGATATTCAAAAAGTGTTGATTAACACGCCTTTACAATGCCCTCTTGCAGGCAGTAATGGAACAGTAGTAATCGTTGATGGTGAAAAGTTATCGGAAGTCTCGATTGCAAAAGAAAGTGTTCGAACGATTGCTAATGTGTTAGAGAGTAATAAATCTCCATTTAAACTTTACACTAATAAAGGAATTTATGTACAAAAACATTTTAGTACTCGTATCTCAAACGTATTAGAAAATGATCAAAAATTAACAGAACATTTTACAGAAAAAGAAATTAAGTTTATGACTGAAACTCCTGTGGAAAGTGAGACGGTTACGTTATTTGAGGAAATTGAAGAAGTGCTTCAAGTAGAGAATATTGCTGTTCAAAAGTTTTTTATCTCTACTTTTGTAGGTAAAGAAGAGTTGACTTCAACGCTTTCTAATCAACTAGAGGATATTTCAATCACAACCTCTGGCCCGTATAACATTGAAATAATGGATCGAAGTGGTCACAAGGGCAATGGACTAAAAGTAATTGCTGAACATTATCAAATCGATATCGAAAACACGGTAGCAATTGGTGACAATTTTAATGATGTTCCAATGCTTAAACTAGCTGGTTTATCCATTGCGATGGGAAATGGTGACCCCACCGTAAAGGAGATGGCAGATCAAATTACTTTAACAAACGATCAACATGGTGTTGCTGTAGCGATTAAAAAATATGTATTAAACCAGAGTTAAATGTTAAAACACAAGTTACTTGCTTGTGTTTTTTATTTTTTCTTGAATTTCATTAAAATAGAAATTAATAAACTCCACAAACGTCTAGTCACATTTAGGGGTAACTGAATAGTATGTTCTTAGGTGGAGCAATCCACAAATATCTTAAAGGAGTGATTATGAATGGGTCACGCAGGTCATGGTATGGGCGCTGGTTTCGCGCTAATCGTAGTGTTGTTCATCCTATTAGTAATTATTGGGGCTTCTTACGTAGGATACGGCTACTAAGATAAGGTCCTTAAAAGTGAAAAGAGTTCCAGGCTTAGCCTGGGGCTTTTTTTGTTTTCGTTTAAAAAACTCTACACTTTTTTTACAATTATTTACACTAAGTTAACTGTAGCTTATTAATTGGTTGTTATAGTTAACTACGTTGACTAGCTTATAGGAAAGATTGGAGGTTTTTAGTGAGAATGCACTCTAATGCAGTTAGAAAAGTTGAGCAGAGTAACAAAAACCATTTGCAACCACCTGTAGTACATAAATCCGGTAAATTACAAACAGATACAAAGAGAGTACAAAGAGTGAAGTCGTGGAAATTATTTGGCGAAGGCCTTATCTATCTATTTCCAGCCTTACTACTGTTAAGTGTGTTTTTATTATATCCAATGGCAAAAACGCTCTACTATAGCTTTTTTATTACAAATCCTCGGGGTGACACTTTATTATTTGTAGGTTTAGAGCATTACCTATCACTGATGAAGTCTCCGAGTTTTCAAAATAGTATGATTCAAACGTTCAAGTTTGTTCTTTACACCGTACCAACCGGAGTCATAGTTTCCTTATTTTTAGCTGTCATTGCAAATGAAAGAGTAAGAGGTATTGAATTTTTCCGAGTTGTTTTTTCTTCCTCTTTGGGAATTTCAGTAGCCGCAGGTGCTAGTATTTGGCTCTTTATGTTTCATCCTAGTCTTGGGGTACTGAATAATATTCTCCAAGTATTTGGTCTTGAAGGAGTGGCTTGGCTTACTTCTGGTAAGTGGGCACTACTTTCGGTTTCAGTAACGACGATTTGGATGGGGCTAGGGTTTAACTTCATTATTTTATTAGGTGGTCTTCAAAGTATTTCTCAAGAGTTATATGAAAGTGCCTTAATTGATGGAGCAGGCTATTTTACTAGACTTTTTAAGATTACGTTACCGTTGCTCTCACCGACATTATTTTTTGTCATTACTGTAACACTAATTAACGCGTTTCAATCCTTTGGTCAAATTCACATTTTAACTGGTGGGGGACCAAATGAAGCGACCAACATTATTGTTTATTCCATTTATAAGGAAGCTTTTGAGTTTTCGAGGTTCGGCACGGCTAGCGCGCAGGCGATTATTTTGTTTGTCTTTATTCTAACCGTAACTATTTTGCAGTTTAAGGTTGGGGAGAAGAAGGTGCATTATCAATGATAAAAAAGCTGATTACATATGTTTTATTGGTTACTGGCGCAGTTATTATCTTTTTCCCTGTACTCTTTGCCTTACTAGCAAGCTTTCTTACACCATCACAAATAAGTCGGGGGCAGTACATGCCAACTTCATTAAACTTTGAGAGTTATTTGAAAGTATTTCAAGATGTCCCGTTACTAAAGTTCTTGATAAATAGTTTTATAGTTTCCACATCAGTTACGATTGGGCAACTAATTATCTGTAGTTTAGCCGCATTTGCAATTGTTTTTGTTCCGTTTCGGGGAAGGAATTTCTTTTTCTTTCTATTTATTTCAACAATGCTAATTCCCTGGGAAGCGGCGATGATCCCAAACTTTATTACGATTATTAATTTAGGCTGGATTAATAGCTATTTGGCGTTAATTGTTCCTTTTCTAACAACGGCCTTTGGAATTTTTCTTTTAAGACAGCACTTCATGACGATTCCAAA encodes:
- a CDS encoding Cof-type HAD-IIB family hydrolase, which codes for MKKLIAIDLDGTLLSSNLDISVENITAIQKAQEAGHIVMICSGRAPEDIQKVLINTPLQCPLAGSNGTVVIVDGEKLSEVSIAKESVRTIANVLESNKSPFKLYTNKGIYVQKHFSTRISNVLENDQKLTEHFTEKEIKFMTETPVESETVTLFEEIEEVLQVENIAVQKFFISTFVGKEELTSTLSNQLEDISITTSGPYNIEIMDRSGHKGNGLKVIAEHYQIDIENTVAIGDNFNDVPMLKLAGLSIAMGNGDPTVKEMADQITLTNDQHGVAVAIKKYVLNQS
- a CDS encoding carbohydrate ABC transporter permease produces the protein MIKKLITYVLLVTGAVIIFFPVLFALLASFLTPSQISRGQYMPTSLNFESYLKVFQDVPLLKFLINSFIVSTSVTIGQLIICSLAAFAIVFVPFRGRNFFFFLFISTMLIPWEAAMIPNFITIINLGWINSYLALIVPFLTTAFGIFLLRQHFMTIPKELYESAQIDGCSRFRFLWSFAIPLSKPMLSALSIYAFLTTWNMYLWPLLVTSNNDARTVQIGIRMMISQEAATSWNTIMAGVIIILLPTLLLLFLGIKQLRRGLMSGALKG
- a CDS encoding carbohydrate ABC transporter permease, whose amino-acid sequence is MHSNAVRKVEQSNKNHLQPPVVHKSGKLQTDTKRVQRVKSWKLFGEGLIYLFPALLLLSVFLLYPMAKTLYYSFFITNPRGDTLLFVGLEHYLSLMKSPSFQNSMIQTFKFVLYTVPTGVIVSLFLAVIANERVRGIEFFRVVFSSSLGISVAAGASIWLFMFHPSLGVLNNILQVFGLEGVAWLTSGKWALLSVSVTTIWMGLGFNFIILLGGLQSISQELYESALIDGAGYFTRLFKITLPLLSPTLFFVITVTLINAFQSFGQIHILTGGGPNEATNIIVYSIYKEAFEFSRFGTASAQAIILFVFILTVTILQFKVGEKKVHYQ
- a CDS encoding 4Fe-4S binding protein, with protein sequence MAIPEKKLPSKKPFNFLDISFVKTFIKSKWYPGIFQWTAMIVFAVIVFELMTGTVNPHRNWGTAMTWVLWWPVVPILFVLVGRFWCAVCPFGKISDIVRRLVGNESPMPKFLKKYGIWLIDATFIIITWADHIFGVVHSPRGSGILLLLLLTMVVITSVFYERRTFCKSLCFLGGLAGNYSRAGMIELRGNLDICRTCKTQSCYKGSEKAEGCNMFQFVRSMDNSAECNICGDCVKNCPNDSIRISPRKPTMELWGIKKPMLEQSFLAAVIMGIVLVQNVTMLEVWDHILNGIGVVTRTSNFTINFTIAFIIAMIIPIGMLWYASKLGSKTYVDTTTKQNFIRFGYAYIPIDLAGHLGHNLFHLLTETKALYYNTMGLFGVYMSGDLAIVSDETVRVLQFVLVILGTWASMYAVYRIGEKKSMKQLWPFYLLMIIFGIVNFYLFSLPMDHRVH
- a CDS encoding nitrite reductase, with the protein product MDNKKYIPLAVNGGIGFGAKLTPKQLIALAKYLDEDTEIELTTFQQLIIQVTEDQIESVTIELENAGFSVYKVGSYVKSLRTCNFCQGAEEEGMPIAIELNKRIAGQQVPFTLRPAYTGCPNACGEPLINDIGVIKRKDHYELYVGGQAKGEDARPGVLLKDHLEPEELFSLVDSLLEVYRTNGRKRERLGKFIDRYGFDKLKNELKIS
- a CDS encoding YjcZ family sporulation protein — encoded protein: MGHAGHGMGAGFALIVVLFILLVIIGASYVGYGY